A window of Trichoderma atroviride chromosome 3, complete sequence contains these coding sequences:
- a CDS encoding uncharacterized protein (EggNog:ENOG41) produces MAGAGSSRTGASIVYEPEEGEPIVDIVLVHGLQGHPFKTWTYVHKFEAEPKTQNSEQVISDSQTRMTNGPLKVSWLGQLFQKLKDDKNQDNVKRNPKASTFWPRDLLPSNCPKARIIVLGYDTVVVKLPSGGKTNRNNIFMHGKDLLNELSRTRPLGRRVIFVAHSLGGILVKEMLSNCSTSNSHELQDILASTSAVIFLGTPHRGSSVASLGGCRSKSSKFLLARYKP; encoded by the exons ATGGCGGGGGCTGGGTCTTCCAGGACCGGAGCATCGATAGTATACGAGCCGGAGGAGGGTGAGCCCATCGTTGA TATTGTTCTCGTCCATGGACTGCAGGGACATCCCTTCAAAACTTGGACTTATGTCCATAAATTTGAAGCAGAGCCTAAGACGCAAAATTCTGAACAGGTGATTTCTGATAGCCAAACTCGGATGACAAATGGCCCATTGAAGGTGTCTTGGCTGGGGCAATTATTCCAAAAATTAAAGGACGACAAAAACCAAGACAACGTGAAGCGAAATCCCAAGGCTAGCACTTTTTGGCCACGAGATCTCCTACCTTCTAATTGCCCCAAAGCCAGAATTATTGTTCTAGGGTATGACACTGTGGTCGTCAAATTACCGTCCGGTGGAAAGACAAATCGGAACAATATTTTCATGCATGGCAAAGACCTTTTGAATGAGCTTTCACGAACACGTCCTTTGGGTCGAAGAGTTATCTTTGTCGCCCATTCATTGGGAGGCATCTTAGTCAAAGAG ATGCTTTCTAACTGCTCCACTTCGAACTCTCACGAGCTCCAAGATATTCTTGCTTCAACCTCCGCCGTCATATTCCTGGGCACGCCTCACAGGGGAAGTTCAGTAGCGTCGCTTGGGGGCTGTCGCTCGAAAAGCAGCaagtttcttcttgctaGATACAAACCCTAG
- a CDS encoding uncharacterized protein (EggNog:ENOG41): MKRIFEQVLSKFHGTTTCVAGFFFNQRGSLLEHSSLGMFRSLLYQILRFHPQKFPALLKLQEQELQEYDEHQISELYLSNLRDMFQDLFLDQQSDTRTIIFVDALDECDEPGSREIAYFFRHLTDAAYSVGVRLDVCLSRRDFPNVLLRDCPEVRLEKFTRCDIEYYISRQLEIAGFGDNQTMKLIQREIADKADGIFLWVILVIEKTIKERDNGRNEKYLLREIRRLPAQLNELFTELLDPSKMSKSELRMTLRLYQWAVLSTSPLRLHEWHHILAFIQDEPPTSLAEWKDSIYYTATDEQLVKQLRVISRGLVEVKTHHYDNPDNPSDVEDMRSAGAGAGSLDSSSGESRIVQPIHESVRAFFVEGGEWLSKASEIAGYTMNDIVSFCAQGHITLMKCCFQYLAIKELQELCDARFKTAKLIKFKKTPELTMGAQLQSAWSAFTPELEQIPEPTMKTRPQSSSSSCVSKKDDHMFSFNSRFLYEHDYIKNWVMRIKSRLEKRGFRSRSPSEKDLDAALNYSLPHASSRSPLGQFHPSPSGIQELTQEDFLGSNDSLRSASFGSSASSHNINDVSRFQDDAKRNSADHIIDSDFISEPIDFHS; the protein is encoded by the coding sequence ATGAAGCGAATATTCGAGCAAGTCCTTTCAAAGTTTCATGGGACAACGACCTGTGTTGCcggtttcttcttcaaccagcGCGGTAGCTTATTGGAGCACTCGTCCCTGGGTATGTTTCGCTCATTGCTGTATCAGATCCTGCGATTTCATCCCCAGAAGTTTCCAGCTCTTTTGAAGCTACAGGAACAGGAATTGCAGGAGTACGATGAACATCAGATCTCGGAATTATACCTATCTAACCTCCGAGACATGTTTCAAGACTTGTTTCTTGACCAACAAAGTGATACTAGAACTATTATCTTTGTGGATGCTCTTGATGAGTGCGACGAGCCAGGTAGTCGAGAGATAGCCTACTTTTTTCGCCATCTCACAGATGCAGCGTACAGCGTTGGGGTCCGGCTTGATGTGTGTCTGTCCAGGAGGGACTTTCCAAACGTGCTCCTCAGAGATTGTCCTGAAGTCAGATTGGAGAAGTTTACTCGTTGTGACATTGAATACTACATCTCAAGGCAGCTCGAAATCGCCGGGTTCGGTGATAACCAGACTATGAAGCTCATCCAGCGCGAAATTGCTGACAAGGCTGACGGAATTTTTCTCTGGGTAATATTGGTCATCGAAAAAACcatcaaagagagagataaTGGGCGTAATGAAAAGTATCTCCTTAGAGAAATACGTCGCctgccagctcagctcaaCGAGCTTTTCACAGAGTTATTGGATCCAAGTAAAATGTCGAAATCAGAACTGCGAATGACCTTGCGACTATATCAATGGGCAGTATTGTCTACGAGCCCATTACGTCTTCACGAATGGCATCATATACTTGCCTTCATTCAAGACGAACCTCCAACGTCTCTTGCCGAGTGGAAGGATTCCATATACTACACAGCCACTGATGAACAACTGGTGAAACAACTTAGGGTTATTTCACGTGGCCTCGTTGAAGTCAAAACGCATCACTATGATAACCCTGATAACCCTTCAGATGTCGAGGACATGAGGTCTGCAGGTGCTGGAGCAGGCTCCCTCGATAGTTCATCTGGAGAGAGCAGAATTGTACAGCCTATTCATGAGTCAGTCCGTGCATTCTTCGTTGAAGGTGGAGAGTGGCTATCAAAAGCTTCAGAAATTGCAGGATACACGATGAATGACATCGTATCGTTTTGTGCCCAGGGACATATTACGCTGATGAAATGTTGTTTCCAATATCTCGCCATCAAGGAACTTCAAGAACTCTGCGATGCCCGTTTCAAGACGGCAAAACTGATcaaatttaaaaaaactcCGGAACTGACCATGGGAGCTCAGCTGCAGTCGGCATGGTCTGCTTTCACTCCAGAGCTCGAACAAATCCCAGAACCAACCATGAAAACTCGACCacagtcatcatcttcttcctgcgTTTCCAAAAAGGATGATCACATGTTCTCGTTCAATTCGAGGTTTTTATATGAGCACgactatataaaaaattgGGTAATGCGTATTAAGTCCCGTTTGGAGAAAAGAGGTTTTCGTTCAAGATCTCCCAGCGAAAAAGACTTAGATGCTGCTCTTAATTATTCTTTACCACACGCTAGTTCGAGGTCCCCTTTGGGTCAATTTCATCCCTCGCCATCTGGTATTCAAGAGTTGACTCAGGAAGACTTTTTGGGTTCTAATGATTCTTTACGATCCGCTAGTTTTGGGTCCTCGGCCAGCAGCCATAACATAAATGATGTCTCTCGCTTTCAAGACGACGCGAAGAGAAATTCGGCCGATCATATTATAGACTCAGACTTCATATCTGAGCCTATAGATTTTCACTCATGA
- a CDS encoding uncharacterized protein (EggNog:ENOG41), translating into MVADEGAKPVNHSSVGFKSVSGSDRTLIHVVHNSAVRAAKDPKLLEWAMPSFSTTTDTDRAVATVLLMGTMQKYYRCDLVTNCGLPSVTLLGEIEDWREIRDRLDYLCQFGDQPSEFADMLRPILRHMIHSFTHPTTEEIITFWKAIATDFSLGLIGENTKITGWITAFCFWDEEGKVELRRPWNTLLDGENYPAIPVNRIPAGSACVPMKAIIHGNTIECTMIAGSVGIQASSLAQQEVPEAIPSRSTEDEVSSSKPDTDGLQVIQPVSGWWVFMK; encoded by the coding sequence ATGGTTGCAGACGAGGGGGCAAAGCCAGTAAATCACAGTTCCGTTGGGTTCAAAAGCGTGTCTGGAAGCGATCGGACCCTTATTCATGTGGTACACAATTCAGCCGTCCGCGCCGCCAAGGATCCAAAACTACTCGAATGGGCTATGCCATCGTTCTCGACCACGACCGATACTGACCGCGCTGTTGCTACAGTGCTGCTTATGGGAACGATGCAAAAATACTACAGATGTGATTTAGTAACAAATTGCGGACTGCCTTCTGTGACGCTTCTGGGAGAAATCGAGGACTGGCGAGAAATCCGTGACAGACTAGATTACCTGTGTCAGTTTGGTGACCAGCCGTCAGAGTTCGCCGATATGTTACGTCCAATATTGCGGCACATGATCCATTCGTTTACCCATCCGACCACTGAAGAGATCATCACTTTTTGGAAGGCTATTGCAACGGATTTCTCACTCGGTCTCATTGGTGAAAATACGAAAATAACTGGTTGGATCACAGCATTTTGCTTCTGGGACGAAGAGGGAAAAGTGGAACTTCGAAGGCCTTGGAACACTCTGCTAGATGGAGAGAATTACCCAGCAATTCCAGTGAACAGGATACCCGCAGGCTCAGCTTGTGTTCCAATGAAAGCAATAATACATGGCAATACGATCGAATGCACAATGATTGCAGGTTCTGTTGGAATCCAAGCCTCCTCTCTGGCGCAACAGGAAGTCCCAGAAGCAATACCCAGCAGATCCACAGAAGATGAAgtatcatcatcaaagccagaCACAGATGGTCTACAAGTCATCCAGCCAGTATCAGGGTGGTGGGTCTTCATGAAATAA
- a CDS encoding uncharacterized protein (EggNog:ENOG41): MPLFFRHANHQAGTSLEKKPKVIQSSNCPLYVTRKLTLLPIQSSARMKLEAFLRLKPVSAISQAQRGTDEGYATDGSSVSVESRKGSYTGSHSVTSRLSGKEKYDQEPRQTPIVVSCDGSSCDGSNCDAASTDSPNSEASGSDISDSAYHKAWSLLSEDKRKQLTEEEEIRKLFDQLKQTDQKHQDQCLLRKGLKVMTPYLERLRITIDFISPFASVEPAAGTALGVIKGVNSIAIAICGAADDITGHIESFFERVPAIERCNEVVTGHSGMVEIHNALVNVYKDLLEFYFESIVMFKKSGFAIKMAMNLLKPEIPGIISSFNAHADVLSKLLDSETFASVQEIKNEQVDTLIRDTLDINRVNEIAYHNELKRRSDEACSWITFNEHFSYWKLNSRDSNLLALFGDMGCGKTTTTAYVVDNLSQGNLVCAYYCKDDQETTKLGNIYRSLLWQLLKRKPDLKYRFLDWYRKPDTKSQVNPTQCDDKLRDFLKDALSSSKQWIFIALDGLDECEIYSQKQLLSLFHDLFEHNARLKVFISSRYDDDIESALPPGASRIELGSSKERDRVIASYLAREINIPESIHEKAVDELSEKANGCAIWLRISLEYIRKSRIQSQKGLENALSRLPSSKGLAELYWTLFDKICSDLPENGDILQRALETLAVARRPLTADELAFAVFIDIEDDNRTTLRELEQNAHSMNLLDLIRPFVSTISVENRNHLQLRLVHQSLKELILHDPPSSWNLVRETKWQNQAVQRRGPELNGSLLRRCIRYLLLDECQEINLSSSFRDGPDFNLLGIGRVLDDDDDDFPTESLWSKSPQDFDPSDLGLGSFFTYAASYWTAHFSDASQELWPDPTDLIDLCSAGSQRLENWVEQWKRPNCSYTAELDFPEAMPRLDPLVVAAGFGPEAYMAGLLKCNLQTPAFLPDSIWIVLRLLLNQNSISAIENLLKDKSVRSTLCCISFFYQVLNGWSVTYRLCGSAAKEWEDIFDFLVTELRDSLLDEGNEILCRAASNGCFVLVKKLFDAAERDPDLRRAILVENRIDLGEGRNPIVQHQSIGEAAWEGHANIVSFLCQQAGIEPHLRHINQRGRTVFHQAARMGCPEIFQSLIQHWPEGVNLANDTNDTPLSELISMNPVNTIKTVRVLLSMGKADATGLNDDAYFSPLCATIRSGNFALCKILIEEGSADISDAVGLEEETGKPFLSKDVKNEEKLDEQEHMLKELCSLFPLAVSTDYLFRM, encoded by the exons ATGCCTCTGTTTTTTCGCCATGCAAATCATCAAGCTGGAACGAGTTtggaaaaaaagccaaaggtGATACAATCATCAAATTGTCCCCTTTATGTTACACGCAAGTTGACTTTGCTTCCAATTCAGTCATCTGCAAGGATGAAACTCGAGGCTTTTTTGCGGCTGAAGCCCGTGTCTGCCATTAGCCAAGCTCAAAGGGGCACTGACGAGGGCTATGCAACAGACGGATCATCGGTGTCTGTTGAATCTAGAAAGGGGTCGTATACGGGCTCACACTCTGTTACTTCTCGGCTCTCTGGAAAAGAG AAATACGACCAAGAGCCGAGGCAGACACCAATAGTTGTAAGCtgtgatggcagcagctgtgATGGCAGCAACTGTGATGCCGCAAGTACCGATAGTCCTAACTCTGAAGCAAGCGGTTCAGATATATCGGACTCTGCCTACCACAAAGCTTGGTCTTTACTAAGTGAAGATAAAAGGAAGCAATtgacagaagaagaggagattaGAAAACTCTTTGACCAACTGAAACAGACTGATCAAAAGCATCAAGACCAATGTCTTCTTCGGAAAGGACTGAAGGTCATGACTCCGTATCTAGAGCGACTTCGCATCACCATCGACTTTATCAGCCCTTTCGCCAGCGTGGAACCGGCTGCTGGGACCGCGCTTGGGGTCATCAAAGGCGTCAATTCT atcgccattgccatctgCGGCGCTGCCGATGATATCACAGGCCACATTGAATCATTTTTTGAACGTGTCCCAGCCATCGAGCGGTGCAATGAGGTTGTCACCGGACACAGTGGAATGGTCGAAATACACAAT GCTTTGGTCAATGTGTACAAAGACCTCTTGGAATTTTATTTCGAAAGCATTGTCATGTTTAAGAAATCTGGATTCGCTATAAAGATGGCTATGAACCTCTTGAAACCAGAAATCCCTGGAATAATCTCTTCGTTCAATGCCCACGCAGATGTTTTGTCCAAGCTACTCGACTCCGAGACATTTGCCAGTGTTCAGGAAATTAAGAATGAGCAAGTAGACACTTTGA TTCGTGATACCCTTGACATCAATAGAGTAAATGAAATCGCGTATCATAATGAACTCAAGCGACGCTCCGACGAAGCGTGCAGCTGGATTACGTTCAACGAGCATTTCTCTTACTGGAAATTGAATTCGCGTGATTCGAAcctcttggccttgttcgGAGACATGGGTTGCGGGAAAACAACAACTACTGCCTACGTCGTGGACAATTTGTCACAGGGAAATCTTGTCTGTGCCTATTATTGCAAGGACGATCAAGAAACCACAAAGCTTGGGAACATCTACCGCAGCCTCCTATGGCAGCTGCTCAAACGGAAGCCCGACCTGAAGTACCGCTTCTTGGACTGGTATCGGAAGCCGGATACAAAAAGCCAGGTCAATCCAACGCAGTGCGACGATAAATTGCGCGACTTCTTAAAGGACgctctttcttcatcaaagcAGTGGATCTTCATTGCTTTAGACGGCCTGGACGAATGCGAGATTTATTCCCAGAAGCAGCTACTTTCCCTCTTTCATGACCTCTTCGAACACAACGCTCGACTGaaagtttttatttcttccaGGTACGACGATGACATTGAAAGTGCTTTGCCGCCAGGCGCTAGTCGAATCGAGCTAGGCTCGTCGAAGGAAAGAGACCGTGTTATTGCAAGCTACCTTGCTAGAGAGATCAATATCCCCGAGAGTATTCACGAAAAAGCTGTGGACGAGCTTTCCGAAAAAGCCAACGGCTGTGCGATTTGGCTACGAATATCGCTAGAGTACATTCGAAAATCTCGCATACAAAGCCAGAAAGGCTTAGAGAACGCGTTGAGTCGCCTTCCTTCGTCCAAGGGCCTGGCCGAACTGTATTGGACACTGTTCGACAAGATTTGCTCGGACTTGCCCGAGAATGGGGATATCCTACAGCGAGCTCTGGAGACGCTCGCCGTTGCCCGGCGACCTTTGACGGCCGACGAGCTTGCTTTCGCGGTCTTTATTGACATAGAAGACGACAATCGTACAACTTTGCGTGAACTGGAACAGAATGCCCATTCTATGAACCTGCTTGATCTCATCCGGCCATTCGTCAGCACCATAAGCGTGGAAAACAgaaatcatcttcaactgCGTCTTGTTCATCAGTCTCTCAAAGAGCTCATATTGCATGATCCGCCATCAAGCTGGAATTTGGTTCGGGAAACAAAATGGCAAAACCAAGCTGTTCAACGCAGGGGGCCGGAGCTAAATGGATCTCTGCTCAGACGTTGTATAAGATATCTCCTACTTGACGAGTGTCAGGAAATCAACCTTTCCTCAAGCTTCAGAGATGGGCCTGATTTCAATCTTCTCGGTATTGGACGCGTATtagacgatgacgatgacgacttTCCAACTGAATCGCTCTGGTCAAAATCGCCCCAGGACTTTGATCCGTCTGATCTTGGGCTCGGGAGCTTTTTCACTTACGCTGCCTCGTACTGGACGGCCCATTTCTCCGATGCATCACAAGAACTGTGGCCAGATCCAACGGACTTGATAGATTTATGCAGCGCAGGCTCTCAGCGCCTTGAGAACTGGGTAGAACAGTGGAAACGGCCGAACTGCTCCTACACTGCAGAACTTGACTTCCCCGAAGCCATGCCACGCCTTGATCCTCTCGTCGTGGCGGCGGGGTTCGGTCCGGAAGCGTACATGGCTGGCTTGCTCAAGTGCAATCTCCAGACTCCAGCCTTCTTGCCCGACTCCATTTGGATCGTTCTCCGGCTCCTTCTTAACCAAAACAGTATCTCAGCGATCGAAAATCTTCTCAAGGACAAGAGCGTTAGGTCGACGCTGTGCTGTATTAGCTTCTTCTATCAAGTGTTAAACGGCTGGTCAGTGACTTACAGATTGTGTGGCAGCGCTGCAAAGGAATGGGAAGATATATTTGATTTCCTAGTCACTGAACTGCGTGACAGTCTCCTGGACGAGGGGAACGAAATTCTTTGTCGAGCAGCAAGCAATGGGTGCTTTGTGCTGGTCAAAAAACTCTTCGACGCAGCTGAGCGCGATCCAGATTTGAGAAGAGCAATCTTGGTGGAGAACCGTATAGACCTCGGAGAGGGCCGGAATCCCATAGTTCAACACCAGTCAATTGGTGAGGCCGCTTGGGAAGGCCATGCGAACATAGTTTCCTTTCTTTGTCAACAAGCCGGGATTGAGCCTCATCTGCGACACATAAACCAGCGGGGACGAACCGTGTTCCACCAGGCGGCGCGGATGGGCTGTCCGGAAATCTTTCAAAGTCTCATCCAACACTGGCCTGAAGGGGTCAACCTTGCGAATGATACAAATGATACCCCTCTTAGTGAACTCATCTCCATGAATCCTGTCAACACAATCAAGACAGTCAGGGTCCTTTTATCCATGGGCAAGGCTGATGCCACCGGCTTAAATGATGACGCTTATTTCTCGCCCCTGTGTGCAACTATTCGAAGCGGCAACTTCGCGCTGTGTAAGATACTCATTGAAGAAGGCTCAGCTGATATATCAGACGCAGTGGGTCTTGAGGAAGAGACTGGGAAACCTTTTCTTTCAAAGGACGTGAAAAATGAGGAGAAGCTTGACGAACAGGAACATATGCTGAAGGAGCTTTGTTCCTTATTTCCTCTTGCTGTGTCAACAGATTATTTGTTCAGAATGTAA
- a CDS encoding uncharacterized protein (EggNog:ENOG41), giving the protein MGVPPNSLRRHGERNALPDLRDFQFTFDFHDAIEPDQFAMRMIDDDESLSSSVLDYPEEFGRTYHAYHAGSYVYPNDLTEQERLALQGPIIKRLFDDRLYFAPLSPSDPPQFILDIATGVGDWAVEMGDLFPSSRVVGTDLSPIQPDMVPPNVEFYVEDSSEPWSYSDKFGYIHTRLTAGCWSSFEEQVAQQAFDALEPGGWFEAQETEAFFCCDDGTMDPDGPMCTWFQEMRDACEKLNRPATLGSSLKEMFERVGFVDVEQLVFRLPLNAWPRDERLKDLGWMWGQNFSQGLNGFSTQLMNRAYGRTQDEIELSLVRVREEILDPRVHAYMPIFVVFGRKPFIGEMVE; this is encoded by the exons ATGGGAGTGCCGCCCAACTCTCTACGTAGACATGGCGAGCGCAATGCTCTGCCGGATCTCAGGGACTTCCAGTTCACCTTTGACTTCCACGATGCCATTGAGCCGGAT cagTTCGCCATGAGAATGAT agacgacgatgaaTCTCTATCAAGCAGCGTGCTGGACTATCCCGAAGAATTCGGCCGCACCTATCACGCTTACCATGCGGGCT CATACGTTTATCCTAATGACCTCACGGAACAAGAGCGCCTGGCGCTTCAAGGGCCCATCATCAAGAGACTATTCGACGATAGGCTCTATTTTGCCCCGCTCTCGCCATCGGATCCTCCGCAATTCATTCTCGACATCGCTACCGGTGTGGGGGACTGGGCCGTCGAGATGGGCGACTTATTTCCTTCATCGCGGGTTGTTGGCACGGACCTGTCCCCGATCCAACCAGACATGGTACCTCCAAACGTTGAATTCTACGTTGAAGACTC ATCGGAGCCGTGGAGTTACTCGGATAAGTTTGGCTATATACACACTCGGCTCACGgccggctgctggagctcctTCGAGGAGCAAGTTGCCCAGCAGGCCTTTGACGCGCTCGAACCTGGCGGCTGGTTCGAGGCACAGGAAACCGAAGCCTTTTTCTGCTGCGATGACGGCACCATGGACCCCGACGGCCCCATGTGTACATGGTTCCAGGAAATGAGAGATGCCTGCGAGAAACTGAATCGTCCTGCAACGTTGGGCTCCAGCCTAAAGGAAATGTTCGAGAGGGTAGGCTTCGTCGACGTGGAACAGCTTGTCTTTAGACTACCGCTCAACGCGTGGCCAAGGGATGAGCGGCTCAAGGACCTGGGCTGGATGTGGGGACAAAATTTCTCGCAGGGGTTGAACGGGTTTTCCACCCAACTCATGAATAGAGCGTATGGCCGTACTCAAGACGAAATTGAG CTATCACTCGTCAGAGTCCGGGAAGAAATTCTCGACCCACGTGTACACGCTTATATGCCCATTTTCGTGGTGTTTGGAAGAAAGCCCTTTATTGGAGAGATGGTTGAGTGA
- a CDS encoding uncharacterized protein (EggNog:ENOG41~TransMembrane:5 (i9-27o33-53i145-162o198-222i339-358o)), producing the protein MDVNIYPQPLYLLLGAVAIFEASLFYLPPHSLYRAAAIALLAAVTYSFQLSLLEYVPNRAFISLTLGATWTTFLNAFEILIVSNVGPQDSGLQLGGPGKPIGQAFRAAALPFNWRRIGTKWQIKVSTSTEDGSISGRVRFLLKRLGVLMACYLFIDLCAAGPPPDPDMFTREKQTISYLLAGNGATSEDVGFRVITTIVFLINAALGVIGVYNLLAIVAVLCGDQPQSWPPIWQGWPSQAYSVRRFWGNYYHQGLRKALTGPADWIIDSVVPRGSLISRYSRLALAFSLSAMLHHQSEGSETGQLIFFSSQALGIILEDTAHKLYSFSPIQLPRRIEHAFGYLWVLVWLVCLVPYWSYSTMRTMDDPVRDQATFGVFKKILSK; encoded by the exons ATGGATGTGAACATCTATCCACAGCCTCTATATCTTCTACTCGGCGCCGTTGCCATCTTTGAAGCCTCTCTCTTCTATCTCCCGCCGCATTCCTTGTACCGCGCCGCAGCTATCGCTCTACTCGCGGCCGTAACCTACAGCTTCCAGCTCAGCCTCCTGGAATACGTCCCAAATCGTGCCTTTATATCTCTCACGCTGGGCGCAACTTGGACTACATTCTTGAACGCCTTTGAGATCCTTATCGTGTCAAATGTCGGCCCTCAAGACTCCGGCCTTCAATTAGGCGGCCCTGGAAAGCCCATCGGCCAGGCATTTCGGGCAGCCGCATTGCCATTCAACTGGCGGCGCATCGGAACCAAGTGGCAGATCAAGGTCTCAACCTCGACGGAAGACGGCTCCATATCTGGGCGTGTGCGTTTCCTTCTCAAGAGACTGGGCGTCCTTATGGCCTGCTATCTTTTTATAGACCTCTGCGCCGCTGGTCCTCCACCAGACCCAGACATGTTTacaagagagaagcaaactATCTCGTATCTGCTCGCTGGCAATGGGGCAACCTCAGAAGACGTTGGTTTTCGAGTGATCACCACCATAGTCTTTCTAATCAACGCAGCCCTCGGCGTAATCGGAGTCTACAACCTTTTAGCAATTGTTGCTGTTCTTTGTGGCGACCAGCCACAGAGCTGGCCTCCCATCTGGCAGGGCTGGCCGAGTCAAGCGTATTCCGTAAGAAGATTCTGGGG TAATTACTATCACCAAGGTCTTCGCAAGGCGCTTACCGGACCTGCTGACTGGATTATTGATTCGGTTGTTCCTCGTGGGAGCTTAATCTCGCGATACTCGCGGCTTGCTCTCGCATTCTCGCTATCTGCAATGCTACACCACCAGTCTGAGGGATCTGAAACTGGACAattgatcttcttcagcagtcAGGCACTTGGTATCATACTAGAAGATACAGCCCACAAGCTGTATAGCTTCAGCCCCATACAGCTCCCTCGACGCATCGAGCACGCCTTTGGGTACCTCTGGGTGCTGGTATGGTTGGTTTGCCTCGTGCCATACTGGTCTTATTCTACAATGCGCACAATGGACGACCCTGTGAGGGACCAAGCGACCTTTGGGGTTTTCAAGAAGATCTTATCCAAGTAG
- a CDS encoding uncharacterized protein (EggNog:ENOG41), with translation MTAEEDQALGRAEYWDSRYSKSDGEAPTHEWFRSFSDLEPFFRNNLFGLQSFKAEDGPLILHLGSGDSVIPAELASRGYRRQLCIDFSPVVVELMTERHSKVEGIEWKHMDVRNMDIPDKSIDVAFDKGTLDAMIHGSPWSPPSEVKENTSKYMKEVHRVLQDHGMFLYITFRQPHFIKPLLNPDDLWDMDMQVLGDGGSFDYYGFVIKKNPNSLEAVDKGI, from the exons ATgacagctgaagaagatcagGCCCTTGGCCGTGCCGAATATTGGGATAGCCGTTATTCCAAGTCCGACGGAGAGGCGCCGACGCACGAGTGGTTTCGCTCCTTCTCGGACCTGGAGCCTTTTTTCCGCAATAATCTTTTTGGCCTGCAGAGCTTCAAGGCAGAAGATGGCCCGCTGATTCTGCATCTTGGGTCTGGAGACAGT GTTATCCCCGCCGAACTAGCGTCTCGCGGCTACAGACGACAGCTATGCATCGATTTCTCCCCTGTCGTTGTTGAACTTATGACGGAACGCCACAGCAAGGTAGAAGGGATAGAATGGAAACACATGGACGTACGAAATATGGATATTCCCGACAAGTCCATCGATGTTGCCTTCGACAAGGGAACACTGGATGCCATGATACACGGTAGTCCCTGGAGCCCTCCCAGCGAAGTCAAGGAGAACACGAGTAAATATATGAAAGAG GTCCACCGAGTCCTGCAGGATCATGGGATGTTTCTATACATCACCTTCAGACAACCCCACTTCATAAAGCCACTGTTAAACCCAGATGATTTGTGGGACATGGACATGCAGGTGCTCGGAGACGGGGGCTCCTTTGACTACTACGGATTTGTGATCAAGAAAAACCCCAACTCTTTGGAAGCTGTTGATAAAGGAATATGA